The sequence below is a genomic window from Candidatus Methylomirabilis tolerans.
TTCATCTCAATTCCTGTTGATCCGTGCAACGTTCAATGTTCTATGTTCAAAGTTCAGGGTTCGAGGCTCAACGTTGAACATTGCACGTTGAACGTAGAACCTTGAACGTTGAACCTTGAACACAACTACCATTTCATCAGGTTGATTTCGTCGACGTTGATAGTCTGAAAGTTCCGGTACAGCCCGAGGACGATCGCCAGCCCCACCGCGGCCTCGGCTGCCGCCACAGTAATGACAAAGATGGCGAAGATCTGCCCCTGCATGAGCGACTGGGGTAGATACCGGGAAAATGCCACAAAATTCAGATTGACGGCATTGAACATCAGCTCCAACGCCATCAGTATGCCGACGGCATTGCGACGGGTCAGGGCCCCGAACATCCCGATGCCAAACAATATCACGCTAAGAATCAAATAGTACGACAGCGGCACCATCCGTCAGTCCTTCCCCCGCTCGCGTCGAGCCAGAATGATGGCGCCCACCATGGCCGCCAACAGTAGAAGCGATACCACCTCAAACGGCAGGACGTAGGTAGTCAGCAGGAGCTTCCCGATCGAGGCGGTGTTATCCGACATCGTCAGAGGCGGCACCAGGGCGGGAAAGC
It includes:
- the nuoK gene encoding NADH-quinone oxidoreductase subunit NuoK; translated protein: MPLSYYLILSVILFGIGMFGALTRRNAVGILMALELMFNAVNLNFVAFSRYLPQSLMQGQIFAIFVITVAAAEAAVGLAIVLGLYRNFQTINVDEINLMKW